AAACCGGTTATACCATTAGGAAGTTTCATATAAGTTCACCGCCTGCATAAATAAAATTCTATAAGCGTTTGTCTAGTGATCTCAAGGAATGTACTGGTATTATATCCCTTTTAGTCTGTTGGCCAAATAATACAGTGTCCATAGAATGAACCCTATTAAAGTAACCTTCACAAGAGAAACCTGTTCAATCATCGGAGTATGTGTAGAGCGGTCTGAACTGAAAATAGACCACCAGATTGGGTCAGGGTTAATATATGACACAATGTACCAGGCTAAAAACAATACGAGTACAATAGCTAAATACCCCTTCATAGCAACCTCCGGCAATCAGTATTTTTAAATAGTAACAGCTGACCTGATAAATCAGATTGATCATTCAAAATAAATCGATCCTGAAAAAATACTTTCAAAAAGTTTGTTCGACTTATACCCTCCCTCTCTCACTATACGCAGAAAGATGATCAACCTGATTATAATCCCTAATCCGCCACTGACCCTCTGCAAAGTCAATCGTCGTGATCCCGCCATTAATTAATCTCGTTTTTCTCGAACCGATCTCACCACCTGAAAGCATGGAAAGAATTGCACCAATGATCGCACCGTGCGCAACCAGTAGTACTTTTTTGTCTGGGTAATTCCGATTAATTTGCTGCAATCCGTTCAGAATCCGCTGCTGCATAACCTCTGTCGTTTCCTGATTCGGATAGTCTTTATCCGGAAAAGCGATCATTCTTTCTTCTCTGGTCATGCCTTCCGCATCCCCAAAATAACGCTCCGAAAATTCATTCATTACGACAAGCGGGAGGTGCAACTCTTCATTAATAATTTCTGCCGTCCTTTTTGCTCGTTGAAGAGGGCTTGTAATCAGCACATCCCATTCTCCGTCATTTAAAAAATGACCGCATTCCTGTGCCTGCAGTATCCCGGTTTTGTTAATCGGAATATCCGTTGCACCCTGAAGTCGTCCCTCTGTGTTCCAGTCTGTTTCCCCGTGTCTGATAATCGAAATCAAAGTAATAGCACCCATCCCCTTATCAATAATTTCTAGTTACTCTGCCTTCAATAGCCGATTCAATATCCGCGTATTCACCAGTCGCCTCAACCAGTCTCGTTAACATGTTTTCTTCTGCAATCGAGTCGAGATAGAGGTGAGGCTCTTGTTCCTGTTCAATATGAGATTTCATCTGATAGAAATCCAGTGCCTCTCGGATAAAGGAAACAAGATTTCCCTGAAAGTGTTCTTTTGCAAATTGTTCAAAGTTCATGTGGTTCTCTCCTTAACATGAAGTCAATCATTTAGTGCAATTGTATAGGAAATCTGTCATCTGTTACAAATGCTGATCTTTTTTCAGGCAGTTTATATTGCGTTTATATTCACCGTGTAGACTGCATTGTGAAGACGATAAAGGAAGTGACAAGATGAATAAGATTTTACAACCGATTACTGATTTCGTGTCTACACGAAAAGGCATGTGGATCACATTGATCGCATGGGTGGTGCTGGCAGTCCTTTTAAGTGCTGGACCGGCTGCGTCTGAGTACCGGAGTGCAAGCTTTCAATCCCTCCCTGATAACGCGCAAAGTATCATGGCAGAAAATAAAGTAAAAGCATTATTCCCGGATGATCAGGCGACACCCGGCATTCTTGTATTTGATGCAGAGAAGGAGATAGAAGTGTCAGATGTGCAGGCTGTACTGGATGAGATCAGGGAAGCCGATCTGACAGGTGTTCAGGAAATGATGGAGCTATCTGACCTGCCGCCTCAGGCACTTGAGGGGTTTTTCTCAGAAGACAGTCAGACATTTATCTTCCCAATTGAGCTAGAGTCCGGCATCGGGAGTGATAAATACAGTGAGATCAATGATGAAATTCTCTCAATCGGTCAGACATACGGGGAAGAGCAAAATGCTTTTGACTTTTATGTGACAGGACCTGCAGGAATCGCAGGTGATACGTTAAAATTGTTTGAGGAAGCTGATTTTGTTTTACTCATTGCAACAATCGGTATTATCTTAGTGTTATTAATTCTGATCTACCGTTCACCAATGCTTGCGATTATTCCGCTTTTGGCTACGGCGATTGTCTACCAGGTTACGAATCAGATCATTGGTTTACTTGGAGCTGGCGGTCTTGAGATTAATAATGCTACAACGTCAATTATGAGTATTTTACTGTTTGCTGCAGTCACCGATTATTCTCTGTTTGTTTTTTCGCGCTTTAAAGAGGAACTTTATCAGCATGAGAATAAGCATACAGCGATGGCAGTCGCCATGAGCGCAACAGGGAAACCGGTTTTCTTTGCCGGGGCAACGGTGCTTGGTGCGATGCTTGTATTATTTATTGCTGATTTTCGTGATTATCAGAACTTCGCACCTGTGTTCAGCACAGCGCTGATTATCATTATTTTAGCGTCAGTTACACTGGTGCCGGCTTTATTTACCTTATTCGGTCGTAAAGCCTTCTGGCCAAAAGTTCCACATTACGGCAGGCAGCCGAAGCAGGAAAAAGGGTTGTGGGCACGCATTGCGGAAGTCGTAACGCGTCGTCCTGCTCTATCAGGTGGAGCGGTGCTGGCATTATTGGTCGTCGCTTCACTGAATTTATTTAACCTCGAATATGAATTCGATATGGTCAAATCTTTTCCTGAGAACCTGCCTTCAAGAGCCGGCTATGAAATTGTGGAATCACAGTTTGATAAAGGTCAGCTGGCTCCGATGACGGTTGTGATGGAAGGGAAAAATGGTGTAAGTGAAGATGCCCGCACATCATTTGAAGAACTGCTGGCGAATGATGATGCAGTGGCTTCTTTCCGTCAGTCCAATGAAACAGATGACGGATCAGCTATCAGTTATTCTGTTACGCTTTCATTAAATCCTTATACAACAGAAGCGATGGACGCTGTTGAAAAGATGAGGGCAGAGACAAGTGATTATGGGAACGCTGAAATATACTGGTCAGGTATGACGCCGAAATTGATAGATGAGCAGAATGTAAATGATCAGGATATCGTTAATGTCGTGATTGCAGAAACAATCTTAATTATCGTGCTGCTGTTCTTTATGACACGTTCATGGAAGATGCCGCTCTATATGATGGCAACGATTCTGTTGTCATTTACTGCAGCGCTTGGCATTGGGATTTTTGCGGTTGATGTCCTGTTTGGTTATGAAGCAATCAGTACACGCGTACCGTTATATGCATTCATTTTCCTCGTGGCACTTGGAATCGACTATAATATTATATTGGTGTCACGTTTTATGGAAGAACGCAGAAAAGATGCGATTTTGCCTGCATTAAAACGTTCGATTTCATCAACTGGCGGTGTGATTTCATCAGCCGGTGTGATTTTAGCAGCGACATTTGCTGCGCTGATGACAATGCCGATTGCTGACTTATTCGTTTTTGGATTTATCGTAGCGATCGGGATCTTGATTGATACATTTCTTGTGCGCGGTGTGTTATTACCGGCACTGATCCTATTTTTTGAAAAGGAAAAAATAACGTAAATATAAAAGGGGAGAGCTTCATGCGCATTTTAGTCGTAGACGATGAACTTCATATCAGGCAGTTAATTGCCATTCAGTTGCAGCAGGCAGGCTATGAAGCTGTTCTCGCAAAGGATGCGCAGGAGGCACTCTCTTATCTTGAGGATGAAGAAGTCAGTGCAGCCATTGTGGATGTGATGATGCCGGGGATGACAGGCTTTGAACTGACGCGGATTTTGTCTGAGGACCTGGATATACCTGTGATTCTTGTGACAGCAAAAGGGCAGCTTGAGGATAAAGAAGAAGGCTTTCTTGCCGGATCTGAGGATTATCTTGTAAAACCATTTGAACCAAAAGAATTACTATTCAGGCTGCAGGCAATTTTAAGGCGTTATGGAAAAGCGCAGCGCAATAAAATTCAGCTTGCGAATGTTGTGCTTGACCGGTCAACCTATGACGTCACCATTCATGATGAAACGCTGATCATTCCAATGAAGGAATTTGATCTATTGTCTGTTTTAGCTCATTCAGCCGGTCAGACAATTCCGAGATCTGTCATCCTGAGAGAGGTGTGGGGTGATGATGAAGGGAAGCATGAATTTTCACTGAACACCCATATTACCCGTCTGCGTGAGCGGTTGAATCAATATGGTGCAATGGTTGAGATTCAGACGGTGCGCGGGATAGGTTACCGATTAGAGGTAATGGAATGAAAACACTCTACCGGCAATTTATACAGACAAGTTTATTGTTTTTAGTGCTTAGTATTGTACTTGGCGTCATTTTGACGAACATATATTATGTATCTTTTACGAAGCAGGAAACAATTGATCAGAACCTGGAGCGTGCGCAGGAGGTTGCTGTCACACTGGAGCAGATGCACGGGGATACTGCTGCGCTGGAGCCATTTTTATCATCTGTTGCCAATCTCGGTTATCAGATTGCGCTGCTTGATTCCGATCAGCAGCTCACGACTTTTGGTGAACCGTTTGAGGATCTGACGCTGACCAGTCAGGCGGAGCAGGTGATAGACCAGCAAATCTATACAGGGGAAACTTCCGGGCTGTCCTTTTTTATGACCAGCCATTTTTCCAGCCGTCTTGATAATACGGTTGGTGTTCCATTTGAAGTGGATGGTCAGCAGTACGCACTCTTTTTGCGGCAGGATATGAATCTGTTGTCTTCGGATATTCATACGCTGCTGCTCGCATTTCTGTTGTCGATTGCAGTTGTTAATCTGGCCGGCATGTTCCTGATGGCAAAACAGCTGACGCGTCCGATCAGTCTGCTTCATCAGGCGACCAAGGAAGTCGCAAATGACAACTACAGTCACACACTTGCGATTTCACGTCCGGATGAAATTGGTGATCTCGCAGACAGCTTTAATGAAATGATTGACCGGCTCAGACAAAACGACGAATCGCGTAAAACGTTTATTACTAATGTCTCACATGATCTGCAATCTCCGTTAATGAATATAAAAGGGTATGCCGAGCTGATTTCCGCTAAAGCAGCGGCTGGGTCAGATGAAAGAGAGTATGCTGAAGTGATAGAATCAGAAGCGAAGCGTTTGTCCGGTCTTGCGAAGCAGCTGCTGCTTTTGAGCTCGCTTGATCAGCCAGCTTATCAGTTGAAGGCGGAACAGTATGCTCTTGATGATCAGATCAGGGAAGTGATCAGGCATTACAGATGGCGGCTTGAAGAAAAAGAACTTGATGTCAGTTTGAAACTGATGAAGTTGCAAGTGCACGCGGACCGGGAGTTAATGAATTATGTATGGGACAATCTGATCTCTAATGCGATTAAATACTCTCCTGCCGGCAGCTCAATTCATATTGATTTAGAGAACAAAGACAAGGTCTCAGTTGTCATTGAAGACAATGGCGCCGGGATCTTAGCAGCTGACCTGCCGTATATTACAGAGCGGTTCTACCGGGCGGATCAGTCGAGAAGCGAGGAAGGCACAGGGTTAGGTCTTGCGATTGTGCAGGAGATTGTGAAGCTGCATAAAGGGAAGGTTGAATTTGAAAGTGTAGAGGGAGAAGGTACAAAGGTGAAGGTGTACCTTCCGACATATGAGGAGGAGTAAGGAATGGAAAAGAAATGGGGATTGAGATTAATTCAAATCTCAGCAATCTTTGGTTTTATCGGAACGTATCTTGGATCACATATGGCCGGTGTAATGGATTACTCACTGCGACCGATCCACGCGCACATTTTGTTAGTGGGCTGGCTGTCAGTTTTTGCATGGGGGATCTTTTATCAGATCTTTGAGATTAAGTATAAAAAGCTCGTGACGATTCATTGTATCTCTGCCATCATCGGCGCAATTGGATTGACTTCAGGTATGTGGTTTTACAACCTCAACCCGTTAAATCTGGGTGACACGTTTGTACTGGTGTTCTTTATTGTTGGTGGCACGATTTTGTTAATTGCGTTTTTCCTGTTTGCCGTTGTGACGTTTTTTACAGTGCCACGGGTGCAGAAGCAATAGAGTTGGAAAAAGTCTCTGAGAAGGAAGGTTCTTCTCAGAGATTTTTTTATTTGTCTTGTACCTGTGGAATGTGTCTTCATTAGGTATTGCATCCATTATATGGTTTGCGGGTATAGAGTAAACTATAAGTTGTAATAAGGGGGGCGTGAGAATGAATCAACTTATTCAATCGGGGTGGAAGTTAAGTGTCTATGTCATTGCAACAATGCTCGGAACCTTTATTGGGATTTTTATCGTTTTAGGAGAGCTGAATCTGACGTTTATGCTCATCTATCTTGCTGTAATTGCTTTAATTGTGGCAGGGAATGCGATTTATATTGTTTTAAAAAGAAATCATTGAAGGGAAAAGGTAATTAAACTCTCTCTGCACAAAAGGTTGCAGTAAATTTTAAAGTTGTAAAGAGCTTATAAAATGATTCAGATTTCCCCTCCGAATAAATGGGAGATGAAAACAATAAACAGTACACCTAACGGAATAGAAATTAATGAAATGTATTTTATAAGCCCTTTTTCTTTCTTCAGAAAAGCAATAATCCCATATAATACGCCTATTAAATAAATTGTAAAGCCAATAGGAATGGCTATCATAGACCATTCTCCAAAAGTGATATCGAAAGGTGGAAAGATCATATACGCTATAAAAATTCCGGTGAAACTTAGTATAAGAGAACACTTACTATAGTTCATTTGCAATTTCACCCCTTCTGTCAATTTACTGCGAATTTAAAGTTTTACAAGAGAAGTAAAGGCAATGCCATTCAATTTAAGAATGGCTATGCCTTTACTTCTATTTGTTTTTATCTTCAAGCTTCATTTCAATCTGTTCGAGTATTTCAATCTGTCGGTCCTGCTTAACCAGGATCTTATCCGCCAGCTTTTCCAGTGTCATTGTGATTGACCACAGAGACACTAAAATAAGTACAAAAATGAAAATATACATGTTGTCACCACTTTCCGTCGTCTCTTATTACAGTGTAACAAATGTAATTTTTTAGTGAATTCATCTTAAAAAAATATTAATTTAAAATTTAATGCTTGATTTAAATTGGTTTCAATTATATACTTAGTTTCATAAAGTTACTTGATATATAAAAGAGTGTTATGCCTGACAGAGCGTTTCCTTAAAATACTCGGATATGAAGCAACGAAAAATCATGAAATCACAGGTGGTGCACATAATGGGTTTTTTAAGTAATTTATTCGGACATCAAAAAGAGGAGGAATTACAAATGACAAACGAAAAACTAAAGATTGGTATTATTTTAGGCAGTACACGTGAGGGACGCGTAAGTCCGCAGGTAGGAGAATGGGTTAAAGGCATCGCTGATCAGCGAAATGACGCAGACTATGAAATCGTAGATATCGCAGATTACCAGCTTCCGTTCCTTGGTACAACTGATGGCACAGAGCCTGGTATCGCTGCATGGAATGAGAAGCTTGATAGCCTTGATGGATTTGTGTTCATCGTACAGGAATATAACCACAGTCTCGCAGCTCCGCTTAAAAACGCAATCGATTTCGCACGTGAAGCATGGTACAACAAAGCTGCGGGAATCGTAAGCTATGGTTCAACAGGCGGTGCGCGTGCAGCTGAACACTTGAGAGGGATCATGGCAGAAATCAAAATCGCAGACGTGCGTACTCATCCGACACTTTCGCTATTTACTGATTTTGAAGGCATGAGTAAGTTCACACCACAGGAACTACACCTTGTAAATGTTAACGCAATGCTTGATGATGTACTTGCATGGAGCGGCGCATTGAAGCCACTTCGTCAGCCGGTAGCAGCAGAGATGAAATAATTAAATAAATGTTATCCCTGTGCCTGATTCCATTAGTCTTTTAAAGAAACTAAATGGGAATCTGAGGCGCAGGGATATTTTTAAACCTCTTGCATTTAACAATCTCCTGAGATATCCTTAAAACATTATCTGAATGTCAGATGATTCTTATAATTTCATAGCATCATTTCAGGTGTCAGCAAAGTCTTTGCTGACATAATAGGGAAGTCCGGTGAAATTCCGGCACGGTCGCGCCACTGTAAGGGGGAGCTTCTGATCAGCCACTGCACTATGCGGGAAGGGATCAGAGGTGTTGAAACCAAGTCAGGATACCTGCCTGTTATGAATACGCTAATCACCTACGCGTTATAGGGAGGAGTGTGGAGACAGTGATCAACTCTATATGGTTTGGTACTGGATAATTCTGCCTTCTTCCTCTTTTCCTTACTCGGAAAAGAGGTTTTTTAATTGATGAAACTAAAAGGGAGGCAATTGTATGACATTGAAAACTTCTTCAATTGGTTATCCGAGAATTGGTGAGAACAGAGAATGGAAAAAAGGGCTTGAACGTCACTGGAAGGGTGAGATCTCTTATGATCAACTGGCCAAGGAGCTAAAAGAGATCAGATTATCATCTATTAAGAAACAGCATGAAGCAGGCATTGACCTTGTGCCGGTCGGGGACTTTTCGATGTATGACCATGTACTCGATGCCACACTATTATTCGGACTGGAGCCTGAAAGATTTCGTGATCTTCCGAATCAGGAAAAGCGCTTTGCCATAGCCAGAGGAACAAAGGAATTGCCGGCTGCTGAAATGACGAAATGGTTTAACACAAACTATCACTATATTGTGCCTGAGCTGAATGAGGAATCTAAGCCGCAGCTTCAGCACAATCATCTGCTGGAGTGGTACCTTGAAGCAAAAGAAGAGCTTGGAATTGACACGAAGCCTGTACTGATTGGTCCGGTGACGCTTTTAAAACTAAGTAAAGGACAATTCGATCAGCAGAAGTTACTGGACAGGCTGCTGGTTGAGTATGGGAAATTATTAAATGAATTAACAAAGGCAGGTGCATCTTTTATACAGCTTGATGAACCTGTCTTAGTACTAGATCAGGATGAGTCAGTCATGAATGATATAAAAAAATCCTATCAGACATTAAGAGAAACTGCACCGGAAGCGAGCATCTGGCTGCAAACTTATTTTGGTTCAGTGGAAGGTCTGCATCAATTATACGAATTGCCGTTGGATGTCATTGGACTGGATGCAGTGGATGGTGAAGAAAAGTTGTTGGCACAGCTGAAGGCGAATCATTTTCCTGGTAATAAAAAATTGGCGCTTGGTGTGATTAATGGACGGAATGTGTGGAAAGCAGACGAGAAACGTGTGAAGAAAGTAGTTGAACAGGTACTGGCATCAGTTGATCAATCCCATTTGATTCTTCAGCCATCCTGCAGTCTGCTTCACGTACCTGTCACACTAAAAAATGAAACAGACCTGTCCTCTGACATTATTCACAAGCTTGCTTTCGCTGATGAAAAGCTGGTGGAGTTAAAGCGGTTTGCATCGCGTCAATGGAGTGAAGGAGAAAGTGCAGGCCGAGAAGCGACAGGAGCGCCAGTATTGAATGTGCCGGACAGAAGAGTCCCTTACGAAGAGAGGGTTAAAGCACAGCAGCATTTTAATCTTCCTCTGTTTCCTGTGACGACGATCGGGTCTTTCCCGCAGTCCGTGGAGTTAAGGCAAAAAAGACGGGACTGGAAAAAAGGGCAGCTGGCTGATGAAGCATTTCAGCATTTTATCAGAGAACAGATTGCAAAGTGGATCCGTCTTCAGGAGGAATTAAACCTTGATGTGCTTGTGCACGGTGAGTTCGAGCGCAATGATATGGTTGAATATTTTGGCGAGAAACTTGAAGGGATGGCTTTTACAAAAAACGGATGGGTTCAGTCCTATGGCTCGAGATGCGTGAAGCCGCCGCTGATTCATGACGATATCTGGTGGGAAAAGCCAATGACGCTTGAGGAAACAGTATACGCCCAGTCTCTGACCGACAAGCCGGTAAAGGGAATGCTGACAGGGCCGATTACAATTGCAAAATGGTCCTTTGTCAGAGAAGATCGCCCATCTGAACATGTTTTTTACCAGCTGGCACATGCAATCCGTCAGGAAGTGCTTTCTCTAGAGAAAGCAGGAATCCGGATGATTCAGGTGGATGAACCTGCAATCAGGGAGGGGCTGCCTTTAAAGAAAGCGGATCAGGATGACTATATTCATACCGCTGTAAAAGCATTCCGAATTGCTACTTCAAGTGTCCAGCCATCTACTCAGATTCATACGCATATGTGTTATTCATCTTTTGAAGACAGTATGCCGATGATCAGTGATATGGATGCTGATGTAATTTCAATTGAATTTTCGAGAAGTCATGGTG
This region of Jeotgalibacillus malaysiensis genomic DNA includes:
- a CDS encoding phosphoglycerate mutase (2,3-diphosphoglycerate-independent); translation: MGAITLISIIRHGETDWNTEGRLQGATDIPINKTGILQAQECGHFLNDGEWDVLITSPLQRAKRTAEIINEELHLPLVVMNEFSERYFGDAEGMTREERMIAFPDKDYPNQETTEVMQQRILNGLQQINRNYPDKKVLLVAHGAIIGAILSMLSGGEIGSRKTRLINGGITTIDFAEGQWRIRDYNQVDHLSAYSERGRV
- a CDS encoding export protein, which codes for MNKILQPITDFVSTRKGMWITLIAWVVLAVLLSAGPAASEYRSASFQSLPDNAQSIMAENKVKALFPDDQATPGILVFDAEKEIEVSDVQAVLDEIREADLTGVQEMMELSDLPPQALEGFFSEDSQTFIFPIELESGIGSDKYSEINDEILSIGQTYGEEQNAFDFYVTGPAGIAGDTLKLFEEADFVLLIATIGIILVLLILIYRSPMLAIIPLLATAIVYQVTNQIIGLLGAGGLEINNATTSIMSILLFAAVTDYSLFVFSRFKEELYQHENKHTAMAVAMSATGKPVFFAGATVLGAMLVLFIADFRDYQNFAPVFSTALIIIILASVTLVPALFTLFGRKAFWPKVPHYGRQPKQEKGLWARIAEVVTRRPALSGGAVLALLVVASLNLFNLEYEFDMVKSFPENLPSRAGYEIVESQFDKGQLAPMTVVMEGKNGVSEDARTSFEELLANDDAVASFRQSNETDDGSAISYSVTLSLNPYTTEAMDAVEKMRAETSDYGNAEIYWSGMTPKLIDEQNVNDQDIVNVVIAETILIIVLLFFMTRSWKMPLYMMATILLSFTAALGIGIFAVDVLFGYEAISTRVPLYAFIFLVALGIDYNIILVSRFMEERRKDAILPALKRSISSTGGVISSAGVILAATFAALMTMPIADLFVFGFIVAIGILIDTFLVRGVLLPALILFFEKEKIT
- a CDS encoding heme transporter CcmC; protein product: MRILVVDDELHIRQLIAIQLQQAGYEAVLAKDAQEALSYLEDEEVSAAIVDVMMPGMTGFELTRILSEDLDIPVILVTAKGQLEDKEEGFLAGSEDYLVKPFEPKELLFRLQAILRRYGKAQRNKIQLANVVLDRSTYDVTIHDETLIIPMKEFDLLSVLAHSAGQTIPRSVILREVWGDDEGKHEFSLNTHITRLRERLNQYGAMVEIQTVRGIGYRLEVME
- a CDS encoding histidine kinase; translation: MKTLYRQFIQTSLLFLVLSIVLGVILTNIYYVSFTKQETIDQNLERAQEVAVTLEQMHGDTAALEPFLSSVANLGYQIALLDSDQQLTTFGEPFEDLTLTSQAEQVIDQQIYTGETSGLSFFMTSHFSSRLDNTVGVPFEVDGQQYALFLRQDMNLLSSDIHTLLLAFLLSIAVVNLAGMFLMAKQLTRPISLLHQATKEVANDNYSHTLAISRPDEIGDLADSFNEMIDRLRQNDESRKTFITNVSHDLQSPLMNIKGYAELISAKAAAGSDEREYAEVIESEAKRLSGLAKQLLLLSSLDQPAYQLKAEQYALDDQIREVIRHYRWRLEEKELDVSLKLMKLQVHADRELMNYVWDNLISNAIKYSPAGSSIHIDLENKDKVSVVIEDNGAGILAADLPYITERFYRADQSRSEEGTGLGLAIVQEIVKLHKGKVEFESVEGEGTKVKVYLPTYEEE
- a CDS encoding reductase, encoding MGFLSNLFGHQKEEELQMTNEKLKIGIILGSTREGRVSPQVGEWVKGIADQRNDADYEIVDIADYQLPFLGTTDGTEPGIAAWNEKLDSLDGFVFIVQEYNHSLAAPLKNAIDFAREAWYNKAAGIVSYGSTGGARAAEHLRGIMAEIKIADVRTHPTLSLFTDFEGMSKFTPQELHLVNVNAMLDDVLAWSGALKPLRQPVAAEMK
- a CDS encoding 5-methyltetrahydropteroyltriglutamate--homocysteine methyltransferase; translated protein: MTLKTSSIGYPRIGENREWKKGLERHWKGEISYDQLAKELKEIRLSSIKKQHEAGIDLVPVGDFSMYDHVLDATLLFGLEPERFRDLPNQEKRFAIARGTKELPAAEMTKWFNTNYHYIVPELNEESKPQLQHNHLLEWYLEAKEELGIDTKPVLIGPVTLLKLSKGQFDQQKLLDRLLVEYGKLLNELTKAGASFIQLDEPVLVLDQDESVMNDIKKSYQTLRETAPEASIWLQTYFGSVEGLHQLYELPLDVIGLDAVDGEEKLLAQLKANHFPGNKKLALGVINGRNVWKADEKRVKKVVEQVLASVDQSHLILQPSCSLLHVPVTLKNETDLSSDIIHKLAFADEKLVELKRFASRQWSEGESAGREATGAPVLNVPDRRVPYEERVKAQQHFNLPLFPVTTIGSFPQSVELRQKRRDWKKGQLADEAFQHFIREQIAKWIRLQEELNLDVLVHGEFERNDMVEYFGEKLEGMAFTKNGWVQSYGSRCVKPPLIHDDIWWEKPMTLEETVYAQSLTDKPVKGMLTGPITIAKWSFVREDRPSEHVFYQLAHAIRQEVLSLEKAGIRMIQVDEPAIREGLPLKKADQDDYIHTAVKAFRIATSSVQPSTQIHTHMCYSSFEDSMPMISDMDADVISIEFSRSHGDLLTAFSTHGYQNGIGPGVYDIHSPRIPSVKEMTAQLHKALSVLPAKLLWVNPDCGLKTRSGQEVLEALENMVQAAEQVRAETMERSR